A stretch of the Rhipicephalus microplus isolate Deutch F79 unplaced genomic scaffold, USDA_Rmic scaffold_18, whole genome shotgun sequence genome encodes the following:
- the LOC142785144 gene encoding gamma-secretase subunit Aph-1-like: protein MLNVLADVADGPGTLGFFGDHNSMDYVFFSAMASSFSVLHTLWSVIASRALILRQNCVFLFVPVAHLFTSSMTMLTQQAQVDVRYKVIPFVSVGVVLYLTAVTAFIVSGGTPKNLLSCLENLRRGTTMPSNVPERLLFHPGPL from the exons ATGCTCAACGTCCTCGCTGACGTGGCCGATGGACCAG GTACTTTGGGATTCTTCGGCGACCACAACAGTATGGACTACGTCTTCTTCTCGGCGATGGCTTCGAGCTTCTCAGTGCTGCACACATTGTGGAGCGTAATAGCCTCCCGGGCTCTGATTCTACGGCAAAACTGCGTTTTTCTCTTCGTGCCCGTGGCCCACTTGTTCACGTCATCCATGACGATGCTAACTCAACAAGCGCAAGTGGACGTCAGGTACAAGGTCATTCCTTTCGTATCAGTCGGCGTGGTGCTCTACCTGACGGCCGTGACGGCTTTCATTGTGTCCGGAGGTACACCGAAGAATCTGCTTAGCTGTCTCGAAAATCTGCGACGTGGCACAACCATGCCTTCTAACGTACCTGAGAGACTCTTGTTCCATCCGGGGCCTCTTTAA